One window of Deinococcus cellulosilyticus NBRC 106333 = KACC 11606 genomic DNA carries:
- a CDS encoding cbb3-type cytochrome c oxidase subunit I: MAVNIPSSAPSRKPGFWEVLWDYMTTGDHKKIGIMYMLTSVLGFAIAGLLAVAIRVQLAVPNNEFLVGQQYNEVLTMHGAIMLFYFIIPFGLVGFGNYLLPLQLGERDVALPRVNTFAFYLFLFSLILVAVSFFIGGPAAAGWTFYYPLTMKNSVAGSHGVEVLMVSILLNGLASLLGSANFAATVMNLRAKGMGVFKMPMFVWGILATSILQLIALSGLTAAALTTLLELKLGLSLFNPANGGVPVLFQQFFWFYSHPAVYVMLLPYLGIAAEIVSTFSRKPLFGYKVMVYSILGIVLVGLLVWVHHMFAVGLPQGWQLFFAIATVIVGVPTGVKLFNLIGTMWGGHLQMKSPLYWVIAFIFNFTIGGITGVALGLIPFDYAVTDGYFVVAHFHNVLMFGTSYLVMAGLYYWWPKITGRLMSEKMGLWHLWLFLIGSWMTFMPQYILGFLGMPRRYYTYPEGNYLWNELNYISTIGAFILLIGGLVWVYNMVWSLRNGEKANDNPWGGYTLEWLTSSPPAPHNFEVVLPTHFASERPLYDWKKAGVKFEPVNMKDVHLPQPTIWPFVSALGLLLFGLGISYSWFNVPLSDPWAVLLWVGFGITLYGIFKWAGTPEFAEPAHHHVLTSVPNGAMGMWWFFISEVTLFGVLISGYVYLRMVGKAPPPEERPDIWLAALNTLILVSSSFVIHKAEQDFAKGIFSKFRLGLMLTMILGGIFFLFQTYEFVKFGLEVDYTQNVWAACFFTLVGLHGLHIIIGGVGVALPYYQALTGKLNHKEHGSLTPASMYWHLVDVVWLVIITIFYIW; encoded by the coding sequence ATGGCCGTAAACATCCCCTCCTCAGCGCCCAGCCGTAAACCCGGCTTCTGGGAAGTGCTGTGGGATTACATGACCACCGGAGACCACAAGAAGATCGGCATCATGTACATGCTGACTTCTGTGCTGGGCTTCGCCATCGCAGGCCTGCTGGCTGTGGCCATCCGCGTTCAGCTGGCTGTGCCCAACAACGAATTCCTGGTGGGACAGCAGTACAACGAAGTCCTGACCATGCACGGGGCCATCATGCTGTTCTACTTCATCATTCCTTTTGGACTGGTGGGATTCGGGAACTACCTTCTGCCCCTGCAACTCGGTGAACGCGACGTGGCCCTGCCCCGCGTCAACACCTTTGCCTTTTACCTGTTTCTCTTCAGCCTGATTCTGGTGGCCGTGTCCTTCTTCATCGGTGGACCTGCCGCTGCTGGATGGACCTTTTACTACCCCCTCACCATGAAGAATTCCGTTGCTGGATCTCATGGTGTGGAAGTGCTGATGGTCTCCATCCTGCTGAACGGTCTGGCTTCTCTGCTGGGCTCCGCCAACTTCGCAGCCACTGTGATGAACCTCCGTGCCAAGGGCATGGGCGTGTTCAAGATGCCCATGTTCGTGTGGGGCATTCTGGCCACCTCCATCCTGCAGCTGATTGCCCTCTCCGGTCTGACCGCTGCGGCCCTCACCACCCTGCTGGAACTGAAGCTGGGCCTCTCCCTCTTCAATCCTGCCAACGGTGGGGTGCCTGTGCTGTTCCAGCAGTTCTTCTGGTTCTACTCCCACCCTGCTGTGTACGTGATGCTGCTGCCCTACCTGGGCATTGCTGCAGAGATCGTGTCCACCTTCAGCCGCAAACCCCTGTTCGGTTACAAGGTGATGGTGTACTCCATCCTGGGCATCGTGCTGGTGGGTCTGCTGGTGTGGGTGCACCACATGTTCGCTGTGGGTCTGCCCCAGGGCTGGCAGCTCTTCTTCGCCATTGCCACCGTGATTGTGGGGGTTCCCACGGGGGTGAAGCTCTTCAACCTGATCGGCACCATGTGGGGCGGTCACCTGCAGATGAAATCTCCCCTTTACTGGGTGATTGCCTTCATCTTCAACTTCACCATTGGTGGGATCACCGGGGTGGCCCTGGGTCTGATTCCCTTTGACTACGCCGTGACCGACGGTTACTTCGTGGTGGCCCACTTCCACAACGTGTTGATGTTCGGCACCTCCTACCTGGTGATGGCGGGCCTGTACTACTGGTGGCCCAAGATCACCGGACGCCTGATGAGTGAGAAGATGGGCCTGTGGCACCTGTGGCTGTTCCTGATCGGCTCCTGGATGACCTTCATGCCCCAGTACATCCTGGGCTTCCTGGGCATGCCCCGCCGCTACTACACCTACCCTGAAGGCAACTACCTGTGGAACGAGCTGAACTACATCTCCACCATCGGTGCTTTCATCCTGCTGATTGGTGGTCTGGTGTGGGTTTACAACATGGTCTGGAGCCTCAGAAATGGCGAGAAGGCCAATGACAACCCCTGGGGTGGCTACACCCTGGAGTGGCTCACCAGCAGCCCACCCGCACCCCACAATTTTGAAGTTGTGCTCCCCACCCACTTTGCCAGCGAACGCCCCCTGTACGACTGGAAGAAAGCTGGCGTGAAGTTTGAGCCTGTGAACATGAAAGACGTTCACCTGCCCCAGCCCACCATCTGGCCGTTCGTGAGTGCTCTCGGTCTGCTGCTGTTCGGACTGGGCATCTCCTACAGCTGGTTCAATGTGCCCCTCAGTGACCCCTGGGCTGTGCTGCTGTGGGTGGGCTTCGGCATCACCCTGTACGGCATCTTCAAGTGGGCCGGTACCCCCGAATTCGCTGAGCCTGCCCATCACCATGTCCTGACCAGTGTGCCCAACGGTGCCATGGGCATGTGGTGGTTCTTCATCTCAGAAGTCACCCTCTTCGGTGTGCTGATTTCTGGTTATGTGTACCTGCGCATGGTCGGCAAAGCCCCACCACCCGAAGAGCGCCCTGACATCTGGCTTGCAGCCCTCAACACCCTGATTCTGGTGAGCTCTTCTTTTGTGATCCACAAGGCCGAGCAGGACTTCGCCAAGGGCATCTTCTCGAAATTCCGTCTGGGTCTGATGCTGACCATGATCCTCGGGGGCATCTTCTTCCTGTTCCAGACCTACGAGTTCGTGAAGTTCGGTCTGGAAGTGGATTACACCCAGAACGTCTGGGCTGCCTGCTTCTTCACCCTGGTCGGTCTGCACGGTCTGCACATCATCATCGGTGGTGTGGGTGTGGCCCTCCCCTACTACCAGGCCCTGACCGGCAAGCTGAACCACAAAGAGCACGGAAGCCTGACCCCTGCCAGCATGTACTGGCACCTGGTGGACGTGGTGTGGCTCGTGATCATCACCATCTTCTACATCTGGTAA
- a CDS encoding SCO family protein — MKKANPTLIALVLGVLVLLGIWVYRTFSKPELHGTVVQAMPTIPDIELTDTSGKPHSLHHDPGVKLVFFGFTRCPDICPATMSILKRAYENAGSPKNVKVYLVSVDPETDTPAVLKKYVEYFQKDFIGLTGEGDQIAQLANAFYVGFQENPDGMVTHTDTVAVLDEQNRMRLIYNQEKLGQGLLDQDLPALSRGL; from the coding sequence ATGAAAAAAGCCAATCCAACCCTGATTGCCCTGGTTCTGGGCGTGCTCGTTCTGCTCGGCATCTGGGTTTACAGGACCTTCTCAAAACCAGAGCTTCATGGAACCGTGGTGCAGGCCATGCCCACCATTCCTGACATCGAATTGACCGACACCAGCGGGAAACCCCACAGCCTGCACCATGACCCCGGAGTGAAACTGGTGTTCTTCGGTTTCACCCGCTGCCCGGACATCTGCCCGGCAACCATGAGCATCCTCAAACGGGCCTACGAAAACGCTGGAAGCCCCAAGAATGTGAAGGTGTACCTGGTCAGTGTGGACCCTGAAACCGACACCCCTGCTGTGCTGAAAAAGTACGTGGAGTACTTCCAGAAGGATTTCATTGGACTGACGGGAGAGGGGGATCAGATCGCTCAGCTTGCCAATGCCTTCTATGTGGGCTTTCAGGAAAACCCGGATGGCATGGTCACCCACACCGACACTGTGGCTGTGCTGGATGAACAGAACCGCATGCGTCTCATCTACAATCAGGAGAAACTGGGACAGGGGCTGCTGGACCAGGACCTGCCCGCCCTGAGCAGAGGTTTGTGA
- a CDS encoding MFS transporter, with the protein MAQLPPQIFRLLIVACLSFPLLGAAQALLGPYFSVFMQHYAVEQGEVSQVVSSQFTGIALGMISSIAAFKYLRARKTLLSSAALMVVGLLGMAYSPTWTLLLLSAFVFGIAYGLHASCVNTLLSQHGVAAAPVLNGVNATFGVGSLLGPQLIRLFETYGLPFVVLGALAVVVFFLSFQVQEQELPPRPKATPAGTLIAVIACFSISSFAYVSAEVAPSNWVVTHLTGQYSVFWVGLIPSLYWGALALGRLISAPISRMIRPSVLVILASLGATLMLLGTHNTALALYFYPLAGFCFAPIYPTLLAWLGEILKERSQIFTPIVSMIGAFGPVVTAPLVGKVVEQSGAGGIPTSVTFLAGFLFLSLLVTWLTTRHHNRSI; encoded by the coding sequence ATGGCACAGCTGCCCCCGCAGATTTTCAGACTCCTGATTGTTGCATGCCTGTCCTTTCCCCTGCTGGGGGCCGCCCAGGCCCTGCTGGGCCCTTATTTTTCTGTGTTCATGCAGCATTATGCGGTGGAACAGGGTGAGGTCAGTCAGGTGGTCAGCAGCCAGTTCACCGGTATCGCCCTGGGCATGATCAGCAGCATTGCCGCCTTCAAGTACTTGAGGGCCAGAAAAACCCTGCTGTCCAGTGCTGCCCTGATGGTGGTGGGCCTTCTGGGCATGGCGTACAGTCCCACCTGGACTCTGTTGTTGCTTTCTGCTTTTGTTTTTGGGATTGCTTATGGGCTTCACGCCTCCTGCGTCAACACCCTGCTGTCTCAACACGGGGTGGCTGCTGCACCTGTGCTCAACGGGGTCAATGCCACTTTTGGGGTGGGAAGTCTGCTGGGTCCTCAGTTGATTCGACTCTTTGAAACCTACGGGCTGCCTTTTGTGGTTCTGGGTGCGCTTGCAGTGGTGGTGTTTTTCCTGAGCTTTCAGGTGCAGGAACAGGAATTGCCTCCACGCCCCAAAGCCACTCCGGCAGGCACCCTCATTGCTGTGATTGCATGCTTCTCCATCAGCTCCTTCGCTTACGTTTCTGCAGAAGTGGCCCCGAGCAACTGGGTGGTCACCCACCTGACTGGGCAGTATTCTGTCTTCTGGGTGGGCCTGATCCCAAGCCTGTACTGGGGGGCTCTGGCACTGGGCCGACTGATCTCTGCCCCGATCAGCCGCATGATTCGCCCCAGTGTGCTGGTGATCCTGGCCAGCCTGGGGGCCACCCTGATGCTGCTGGGAACCCACAACACTGCCCTCGCCCTGTATTTCTACCCGCTTGCAGGATTCTGCTTTGCACCCATCTACCCGACACTGCTTGCCTGGCTGGGAGAAATCCTCAAGGAACGCAGCCAGATTTTCACGCCCATCGTCAGCATGATTGGGGCTTTTGGCCCGGTGGTGACGGCCCCTCTGGTGGGCAAGGTGGTGGAGCAGTCTGGTGCAGGAGGCATTCCCACCTCGGTGACTTTCCTGGCTGGATTCCTGTTTCTGTCCCTGCTGGTCACCTGGCTGACCACACGACATCACAACCGCAGCATCTAA
- a CDS encoding YfiT family bacillithiol transferase: MDSRYPIGRFIPGETQDPIQVNRWIDAIAAAPAHYHALVTGLSDEALDLTYRDGGWTIRQVMHHVPDSHTQAYTRFKLALTEDNPTIKPYDEHAWAQLADYSLPVAPSLAMLEAVHTRWVHLLRSLTEEQFNRTFNHPESGILPLWHVVGLYAWHSEHHLAHIKMALEKAPQEDSVQP, translated from the coding sequence ATGGACAGCAGATACCCCATTGGTCGTTTTATTCCCGGAGAGACGCAGGACCCCATTCAGGTCAACCGCTGGATCGATGCCATTGCCGCAGCCCCTGCCCATTACCACGCCCTTGTGACGGGTCTTTCTGATGAGGCACTGGACCTCACCTACCGGGACGGAGGCTGGACCATCCGTCAGGTGATGCACCACGTTCCCGACAGCCACACCCAGGCTTACACCCGCTTCAAACTGGCCCTCACCGAAGACAACCCCACCATCAAACCCTACGATGAACACGCCTGGGCCCAGCTTGCCGACTACAGCCTGCCTGTTGCGCCATCTCTGGCGATGCTGGAGGCAGTACACACCCGCTGGGTGCACCTGCTGCGCAGCCTGACCGAAGAGCAATTCAATCGCACCTTCAATCATCCAGAATCAGGGATTCTGCCCCTGTGGCATGTGGTTGGACTTTACGCATGGCACAGTGAGCATCATCTCGCACACATCAAAATGGCCCTGGAGAAAGCTCCACAAGAAGACAGCGTCCAGCCTTAA
- a CDS encoding alpha/beta hydrolase, with translation MFTPEKVTLHIHLTLDRQAENVHLLSRLSQWKPDPAFRFEWTTGGYQLSLEVPRGLLLECRVSHGGFEEVGPDGLKRSPRVIAAGAEQTLQFEVLGFKQDLMPEETRSGHIEEHQIHSPELQDEVKLLIHLPSQYFMQPEARFPVVYLHDGHNLFDRATSSFGFDWQADETAERFAAEGHPVILVGIWTRQEKRMDYYIPFPSRFNGFRPQGLNYLDFIVQTLKPWVDGHFRVLQDRQHTAICGSSLGGIISLYGAFQHPEVFGTAGIMSPALWVGEYRALDETNQSRADVRYFVDMGDREGPTVESAANLVQLAKQLALQLSQQGSEVELLIGRDHLHHESAWAERLPAFLQFFLKI, from the coding sequence ATGTTCACCCCTGAAAAGGTCACGCTTCACATCCACCTGACCCTCGACAGACAGGCTGAGAATGTGCATCTCCTCAGCAGGCTCAGCCAGTGGAAACCAGATCCAGCATTTCGCTTTGAATGGACCACTGGGGGATATCAGCTTTCACTTGAGGTGCCCAGAGGTCTGCTTCTGGAATGTCGGGTAAGCCACGGAGGCTTTGAAGAGGTGGGTCCTGATGGTCTCAAACGCTCTCCAAGGGTGATTGCTGCAGGGGCAGAGCAGACCCTGCAGTTTGAAGTGCTGGGTTTCAAGCAGGACCTCATGCCTGAAGAGACCCGCAGCGGCCACATCGAGGAGCACCAGATCCACAGCCCTGAACTGCAAGACGAGGTGAAATTGCTGATCCACCTGCCTTCGCAGTACTTCATGCAGCCTGAAGCCCGTTTTCCTGTGGTGTACCTCCATGATGGTCACAACCTGTTTGATCGGGCCACCAGCAGCTTCGGATTCGACTGGCAGGCAGATGAGACAGCAGAGCGTTTTGCGGCAGAAGGGCATCCCGTGATTCTGGTGGGCATCTGGACCCGTCAGGAGAAGCGCATGGATTACTACATTCCTTTTCCTTCCAGATTCAACGGTTTTCGGCCTCAGGGACTGAATTATCTGGATTTCATTGTCCAGACCCTCAAGCCCTGGGTGGATGGGCACTTCAGGGTGCTTCAGGACCGTCAGCACACCGCAATTTGTGGTTCCAGCCTTGGCGGCATCATCAGCCTGTATGGGGCTTTCCAGCATCCTGAAGTCTTTGGCACTGCAGGCATCATGAGTCCTGCCCTGTGGGTTGGAGAATACCGTGCTCTGGACGAAACCAACCAGTCCAGAGCAGACGTGCGTTATTTTGTGGACATGGGGGACCGTGAAGGCCCAACGGTGGAATCTGCAGCGAATCTGGTGCAACTCGCAAAGCAACTGGCCCTGCAGCTTTCGCAACAGGGCAGTGAAGTGGAACTCCTGATCGGCAGGGACCATCTGCATCATGAATCTGCATGGGCAGAAAGACTCCCTGCATTCCTCCAGTTCTTTTTGAAGATCTAA
- a CDS encoding RNA polymerase sigma factor produces MYEHLEDRQLVPLARRDHRAYEALMRRHLPRMHAVACGIVGESNAEDVLQEVLWSTYRNLKHFRGDAEFSTWLYRITMNACYQALRKPQAEVTPLEDLDPPSLENVAHRAEQNQMRELIEEGLQSLPAEQREAFSLREFLDMEYQQIAEVLGVQLGTVKSRINRAKQALKTFLLQRGVQP; encoded by the coding sequence ATGTACGAGCATCTGGAAGATCGTCAACTGGTTCCCCTTGCAAGGCGTGATCACCGCGCCTATGAGGCGCTGATGCGCAGGCACCTGCCACGCATGCATGCTGTCGCCTGTGGCATCGTGGGTGAAAGCAATGCTGAAGATGTGCTGCAGGAGGTGTTGTGGAGCACCTACCGCAACCTGAAGCATTTCCGGGGTGATGCAGAATTTTCGACCTGGCTGTACCGCATCACCATGAATGCCTGCTACCAGGCCCTCAGAAAGCCTCAGGCAGAAGTGACCCCTCTGGAAGACCTTGATCCCCCCTCCCTGGAGAATGTGGCCCACCGGGCAGAGCAGAACCAGATGCGGGAATTGATCGAGGAGGGCCTGCAGTCCCTGCCTGCCGAACAGCGCGAAGCTTTTTCGCTCAGGGAATTCCTGGACATGGAATACCAGCAGATCGCTGAAGTGCTCGGGGTGCAGCTCGGGACGGTCAAATCGAGAATCAACCGGGCGAAACAGGCCCTCAAGACCTTTCTGCTCCAGCGTGGAGTGCAACCGTAG
- a CDS encoding DUF1800 domain-containing protein yields the protein MLKPYQGAFSKEEAAHLLRRTCWGAPLKEVEEAVKNGLNGTVDDLLNFSLKPAPHNPFDYRDAIKPGRGFQLTQLNWLFEMLHGSEPFRENLALMWHNHFVVATDKVKSGAVLTDYLNTLRKHALGSFTDLALAVSKHPSMLRYLDNDQNVKGRPNENFSRELLELFTVGIGNYTEKDIQEGARALTGWTIKKVGKGTGEEGAEFVYAKNKHDAGVKTYLGKTGNFSGEEVVQMAAEHPAAATFVSRKILRHFVSDVPSEADVKALADTWTRTNGNLRTVIREVLLSEAFFSEHARNSRIKSPVEYIVGTLRTAQMKPNENDKFYEQLGKTLARLGQLPLTPPDVSGWAGGRDWISDATLLTRMRFAAQISKTIKNKKDLTLLLLGRNNPGIENLIRDLPADRQAYLLMVSPEYQLA from the coding sequence ATGTTGAAACCCTATCAGGGTGCCTTCTCGAAAGAGGAAGCCGCCCATCTGCTCCGTCGCACCTGCTGGGGGGCACCCCTCAAAGAGGTGGAAGAGGCCGTCAAAAATGGCCTCAATGGCACCGTAGACGATCTGCTGAATTTCAGTCTCAAACCTGCCCCCCACAACCCTTTTGATTACCGTGATGCCATCAAGCCAGGCCGGGGGTTCCAATTGACACAGCTCAACTGGCTGTTTGAGATGCTGCATGGAAGCGAACCTTTCAGGGAAAACCTCGCCCTGATGTGGCACAACCACTTTGTGGTCGCCACCGACAAGGTGAAATCAGGCGCGGTGCTGACCGACTATCTGAACACCCTCAGGAAGCACGCCCTGGGGAGTTTCACAGATCTGGCCCTTGCGGTCTCAAAGCATCCCTCAATGCTGCGCTACCTTGACAACGACCAGAACGTCAAAGGGCGGCCCAACGAGAATTTCTCCCGGGAGTTGCTGGAACTGTTCACGGTGGGCATCGGCAATTACACTGAAAAGGACATTCAGGAGGGAGCACGCGCCCTGACCGGATGGACCATCAAAAAAGTCGGAAAAGGCACCGGGGAAGAAGGGGCCGAGTTCGTGTACGCTAAAAACAAGCACGATGCTGGCGTGAAGACCTATCTGGGCAAAACCGGCAACTTCTCCGGAGAGGAAGTTGTGCAGATGGCAGCAGAGCATCCGGCCGCAGCCACCTTTGTCAGCCGCAAGATCCTGAGGCATTTTGTTTCAGATGTCCCCTCCGAAGCAGACGTCAAAGCCCTGGCCGACACCTGGACCCGCACCAATGGCAACCTGAGAACGGTGATCCGTGAAGTGCTGCTCAGTGAGGCTTTTTTCAGCGAGCATGCCAGAAACAGCCGCATCAAGAGCCCGGTGGAATACATCGTGGGCACCCTGCGCACCGCCCAGATGAAACCCAACGAGAACGACAAATTCTATGAGCAGCTGGGCAAAACCCTGGCCCGTCTGGGTCAGCTTCCCCTCACCCCGCCTGATGTGAGTGGCTGGGCAGGCGGACGGGACTGGATCAGCGATGCCACCCTGCTCACCCGCATGCGTTTTGCCGCGCAGATCAGCAAAACCATCAAGAACAAGAAAGACCTCACCTTGCTGCTGCTGGGCAGGAACAATCCTGGCATCGAGAACCTGATCAGGGACCTTCCTGCAGACCGTCAGGCCTACCTGCTGATGGTGTCGCCAGAATACCAGCTGGCATGA
- a CDS encoding DUF1501 domain-containing protein, with product MQRRDFLKMTSMALALTSGMPQFLARAATQAGGDKTLVVIQLSGGNDGLNTLVPYGNDAYYAARPNIAIPRKDVIPVTDVLGMNPALRPFVPLLEDNEFAWIENVGYPNPNRSHFASMAIWHTADPTGANREGWIGRIAETIGDPFCATYVGDIAPLAVRSDTLTLPVVDDPDTYQVTLPSGIEDEYQSLLNLKRGGEAAFIQQSTLNMLKHTRETQSSLKKYRAGAKYPESKFGERLKDLAKLVASGEAGRILYTSLGGFDTHAAQRAEQDELLKMLSEGLTAFRADLISQGLYDRVMVLAFSEFGRRVHENNSAGTDHGKGGVMFAFGKGIKGGIHGESPDLENLDDGDVRYQVDFRGVYARTLKNWLNLDPREVLGKDFDGPAFV from the coding sequence ATGCAAAGACGTGACTTTTTGAAAATGACCTCAATGGCTCTGGCCCTCACCTCGGGCATGCCCCAGTTTCTGGCCCGCGCGGCCACGCAGGCAGGAGGAGACAAAACCCTGGTGGTGATCCAGCTCTCAGGGGGCAACGATGGCCTGAACACCCTGGTCCCTTATGGGAACGACGCCTATTATGCTGCCAGACCCAACATTGCCATTCCCAGAAAAGACGTGATCCCTGTGACGGACGTTCTGGGCATGAACCCTGCCTTGAGGCCTTTTGTTCCCCTGTTGGAGGACAATGAATTCGCCTGGATCGAGAATGTGGGGTATCCCAATCCGAACCGCAGCCACTTTGCAAGCATGGCGATCTGGCACACTGCAGACCCCACAGGAGCGAATCGAGAAGGCTGGATTGGCCGCATTGCAGAAACCATTGGTGATCCTTTCTGTGCCACGTATGTGGGTGACATCGCGCCCCTGGCCGTGCGCAGTGACACCCTTACCTTGCCTGTGGTGGATGATCCAGACACCTATCAGGTCACCTTGCCTTCTGGGATTGAAGATGAGTACCAGAGCCTGCTCAACCTCAAACGGGGCGGTGAGGCGGCTTTCATCCAGCAGAGCACCCTCAACATGCTGAAGCACACCCGGGAGACCCAGAGCAGCCTGAAGAAGTACCGGGCAGGTGCAAAATACCCTGAGAGCAAATTTGGTGAGCGCCTCAAAGACCTTGCCAAACTGGTTGCCTCTGGAGAGGCAGGCCGCATTCTCTACACCTCCCTCGGAGGATTTGATACCCACGCTGCCCAGCGTGCGGAGCAGGACGAATTGCTGAAAATGCTTTCCGAAGGGCTCACAGCCTTCAGGGCGGACCTGATCTCCCAGGGTCTGTATGACAGAGTGATGGTGCTGGCCTTCAGTGAGTTCGGCAGGCGAGTGCATGAAAACAACTCTGCAGGCACAGACCACGGAAAAGGCGGCGTGATGTTCGCTTTTGGAAAAGGGATCAAAGGCGGCATTCACGGTGAAAGCCCTGACCTCGAAAACCTGGACGATGGGGATGTGCGTTATCAGGTGGACTTCCGGGGCGTGTATGCCCGAACCCTCAAAAACTGGCTGAACCTGGACCCCAGAGAGGTGCTTGGGAAGGATTTTGATGGCCCGGCGTTTGTTTGA
- a CDS encoding thrombospondin type 3 repeat-containing protein: MARRLFEQQAVSRQPSAKNSSLWGLVLTGFAVVIGTAFALPQYRLQAIKQFHYKGSTLKKSTMACTFCHVQDSGGAPWNPFGENLRKTFRENPDRSVAEALYLVLEQDLDSDGDGYSDVLEVYAHTFPGNAENKPEKSVDALKTAFEKAGGLEQYAPVAASK; this comes from the coding sequence ATGGCCCGGCGTTTGTTTGAGCAGCAAGCGGTCAGCCGTCAGCCATCAGCGAAAAATTCCAGCCTGTGGGGTCTGGTTCTGACAGGCTTTGCAGTGGTCATCGGGACCGCCTTTGCTCTGCCCCAGTACCGCCTGCAGGCCATCAAGCAGTTTCATTACAAGGGGAGCACCCTCAAAAAGAGCACCATGGCCTGCACCTTCTGTCATGTGCAGGACTCTGGAGGTGCCCCATGGAACCCTTTTGGAGAGAACCTCAGAAAGACTTTCCGCGAAAACCCTGATCGAAGTGTTGCGGAAGCCCTCTACCTGGTGCTGGAGCAGGATCTGGACAGCGATGGTGATGGCTACAGCGATGTGCTGGAGGTTTACGCCCACACTTTTCCTGGAAATGCAGAGAACAAGCCAGAAAAATCTGTGGATGCTCTCAAGACAGCTTTTGAAAAGGCAGGTGGCCTTGAGCAGTATGCACCTGTTGCAGCCTCAAAGTGA
- a CDS encoding GNAT family N-acetyltransferase, with translation MFFQRSNATRDSVRRFLMQVLAQDCNTVPQAFTTDAMIVCEAGLTPGRRRFPYRDPYFLMVSFGTGTVVSTVAPRIAVVRRMLEGMHRDEIFSGKGISTLSGLVALDGQFLAGPDLKFSCSQQDFTPSKPPRGLRMEVLQNSAIHALYQHEGFRHALRYTEHSSRPDTIAVAGYLDNDLIGVAGACADSEDLWQIGVDVLPGIQAKGVGKALVSELTQKVFKAGKIPYYSTSVANIHSRNLAQSLGYFSAWTEIYAVSDSKVPDQNRLGRH, from the coding sequence ATGTTTTTTCAGCGCAGCAATGCCACCAGAGATTCGGTCCGTCGCTTCCTGATGCAGGTTCTGGCCCAGGACTGCAACACGGTGCCCCAGGCTTTCACCACAGATGCCATGATCGTCTGTGAGGCAGGCCTGACCCCGGGTCGCCGCCGTTTTCCGTACCGTGATCCCTACTTTCTGATGGTCAGTTTCGGGACGGGAACGGTGGTGTCCACAGTGGCCCCCAGAATCGCAGTGGTCCGGCGCATGCTTGAAGGCATGCACCGGGATGAAATCTTCTCTGGCAAAGGCATTTCGACCCTCTCTGGGCTTGTGGCCCTTGATGGGCAGTTTCTGGCCGGTCCAGACCTCAAGTTCAGTTGCTCCCAGCAGGATTTCACCCCTTCAAAGCCCCCCAGAGGCCTGAGAATGGAAGTGTTGCAAAACAGTGCCATCCATGCCCTGTACCAGCATGAGGGTTTCCGCCATGCCCTTCGGTACACCGAGCATTCCAGCAGACCAGACACCATTGCAGTGGCTGGCTACCTTGACAACGACCTGATTGGAGTTGCTGGAGCCTGTGCAGATTCAGAAGACCTCTGGCAGATCGGGGTGGATGTGCTGCCCGGCATTCAGGCCAAAGGGGTCGGCAAGGCCCTGGTGAGTGAACTCACCCAAAAAGTGTTCAAGGCAGGCAAAATCCCCTATTACTCCACCAGTGTGGCCAACATCCACTCCCGCAATCTGGCCCAGTCCCTGGGATACTTCTCGGCATGGACAGAAATCTATGCGGTGTCTGACTCAAAAGTGCCCGACCAGAACAGACTGGGCAGGCACTGA
- a CDS encoding thymidine kinase yields the protein MRDRLMHTTGHLEVIVGPMFSGKSEELIRRVTRAVIARQTVAVFKPAIDDRYHQTQVASHNGRSIEAHAVQSSEDIRNLVYGNTPLLSSDDPLPEVIAIDEAQFFDAGLVPLVSELADKGVRVILAGLDQDFRGEPFSFMPEVLARAEVVDKLTAICVVCGGPATRTQRLIGNRPARYDDPIVMVGASESYEARCRAHHEVLKTVLR from the coding sequence ATGCGTGATCGTTTGATGCATACCACAGGTCACCTCGAAGTGATCGTTGGCCCGATGTTTTCCGGCAAATCCGAGGAGCTCATCCGCCGGGTGACCCGGGCAGTGATTGCCCGCCAGACCGTTGCCGTGTTCAAACCGGCCATTGATGACCGCTACCACCAGACCCAGGTGGCCAGTCACAACGGTCGCAGCATTGAAGCGCATGCCGTGCAGTCCAGTGAAGACATTCGCAACCTGGTTTATGGCAACACCCCGCTGCTTTCCAGCGACGACCCTCTTCCAGAAGTTATTGCCATCGATGAAGCACAGTTCTTCGACGCAGGGCTGGTGCCTCTGGTCTCAGAGTTGGCCGACAAAGGCGTGCGGGTCATTCTGGCAGGTCTGGACCAGGACTTCCGGGGAGAGCCTTTCAGCTTCATGCCTGAAGTGCTGGCCCGTGCAGAAGTGGTGGACAAACTGACCGCCATCTGCGTGGTCTGTGGAGGGCCTGCCACCCGCACCCAGCGCCTGATCGGGAACCGTCCAGCCCGTTACGATGACCCCATCGTGATGGTCGGGGCCAGTGAGTCCTACGAGGCGCGTTGCCGTGCCCACCACGAGGTTCTGAAAACCGTCCTGAGGTGA